The DNA segment ATGGAATATATGTAAATCTAGGTCCAATGGATGGATTAGTACATATATCTCAAATAGCTGACGATACTTTTAAGTTCGATTCAACAAGGGGAGTTTTAATTGGCGAGAAAAGTAAGAAGGTTCTGCAAAAAGGAGATTTAGTTAGGGCAAGAATAGTAACTGTTTCTGCTGTATCATCTTCAGGTAAATTGCCTAGGATAGGTTTAACTATGAAACAACCTACATTAGGAAAGTTGAATAAGTGATGAAAAATGCCTAAATCATCAATTTTTAAAGCGTGCAGAAATTGTAAGGCATTAGTTTTGCCAGATCAAGAAGTATGTCCAATATGCGGAAGTACGAGTTTTACTGAGGATTGGGAAGGGATGGTTATAATATTGAATGAGAATTCTGAATTAATGAACTTAATAGGTGCAAAGAAACCTTGGAGATACGCGATAAATATAAAGTAGATTTATGTTTTTCTTTGCCAAAGGAAGTTAGAAAAGAACTTTCAAGACCGTATGGCATTCTTTTTAAATCTACTGAAAAACTCCTAAAATATGCAGATAATTTCGAAAGAATAATTACTGTAGGAGACGTTGTTACTCAAGAGTTACTAAAGAATAATAGAAGTGTATTTCTATCTATAGTAGACGGTAAGACTAAAAGGAATATAAAATTGAATATGAAATTTTCGAATTATGTTACAGTAAAAAATGAGCCGGGTATAATAAGACTTTCAGCAATGTCTTATATTAAGTCTGCATTAAATTCTTCATTAAGTTCTGTAATTTATGTTGACGGAGAAGAAGATTTACTTGTAATTCCCGCTACTATATATGGAAGAGAAGGGGATTTAGTTATTTACGGTCAACCTAATGCAGGAGCAGTTGCACTAGAGGTTTGTGAAGCAACAAAGTGGAGAGTTAATGACATATTTTCTAAGTTTAATGTAAAAAAATGTTAATCAGTCCTGCGCGGGTTCTTCACCTATCAGTCCTTTCGAGCTTCTTCATGCGCCATATTTTGTTGCTCTATTGGAATAATTAAGTAATAAGTTCATTACATCTAGTCCTATTATCTTAAGACTTCCTTTTCTAGCTTCTCTTTCGTTAAAGTCACTTACGTAATCTGGAATTATATTGTCTGGAACGTAAAGTAGAACTGGAACTGGATCTCCGGAGTGCTCTTTAAGTTCTATCGGTGTGGCGTGATCCCCAGTGAACATTATTACTATTTCTCTTCCTACATTATTTAATATCTTTCCTATTATATAATCTATTTTCTCGATTGCCTTAACTTTTTCTTCAGCTTTTCCATCATGAGATGCGGCATCTGTAGCTTTTATATGCAAGAAAATGAAGTCGTATTTATCATCTTTAAGGAGCTCTATAACCTTATCTGCCTTAGCGTCGTAATTTGTATCTATACCTCCAGTTGCGCCCTTTGGAGTAAATACGTCCATTCCTATCGCTTTACACACGCCTTTTATAAGGGCAGTAGCCGATACTGCTACCCCTTTTAGTCCAGTATAATTATATAACTTAGGTAATTCAACAAACTTTGACGCCCCCCTTAATAATATTATATTAGCAGGAGGTTCCCCTCTTTCAATTCTATTCTTGTTATATACAGAAGTTGATAACACGTCATA comes from the Acidianus infernus genome and includes:
- a CDS encoding 2,3-bisphosphoglycerate-independent phosphoglycerate mutase; protein product: MKKYKILLIIADGLGDRQVKSLSNKTPLEVADKPNIKELLKSSLVGLMDPIGPGIVAGSDTSHMAIFGVDPHRYYRGRGALEALGTGAYLTEGDIAFRGNFATVDENMNVIDRRAGRKIDESEQLVNELNQKIGEIDGVKVTFYKATEHRVAVVLSGKDLSDKISDTDPHEVGHKIKESIPLDNSISARRTAEIVNNLTKRIYDVLSTSVYNKNRIERGEPPANIILLRGASKFVELPKLYNYTGLKGVAVSATALIKGVCKAIGMDVFTPKGATGGIDTNYDAKADKVIELLKDDKYDFIFLHIKATDAASHDGKAEEKVKAIEKIDYIIGKILNNVGREIVIMFTGDHATPIELKEHSGDPVPVLLYVPDNIIPDYVSDFNEREARKGSLKIIGLDVMNLLLNYSNRATKYGA
- a CDS encoding GTP-dependent dephospho-CoA kinase family protein — translated: MPKEVRKELSRPYGILFKSTEKLLKYADNFERIITVGDVVTQELLKNNRSVFLSIVDGKTKRNIKLNMKFSNYVTVKNEPGIIRLSAMSYIKSALNSSLSSVIYVDGEEDLLVIPATIYGREGDLVIYGQPNAGAVALEVCEATKWRVNDIFSKFNVKKC
- the spt4 gene encoding transcription elongation factor subunit Spt4, translated to MPKSSIFKACRNCKALVLPDQEVCPICGSTSFTEDWEGMVIILNENSELMNLIGAKKPWRYAINIK